Below is a genomic region from Echinicola rosea.
GTTAAATCCAGATTTTAAGACATCGAAAAAGTAACACAACACAACTAGCTTGGTTGATAACCAATTTCTACTGTGCAATATGTGTCTATGGGGTTAATTATATAATCTATGACTTTTATTACGTAAAGAATAAATAAAATAGGTATAGTTGCTATTATAGTATTTTTAAGTTCCTACATTTATTATATGCAGAAAATACAGATTCCCACATTTATACGTGTCCTTTTCGTATTGCTTCTAATCATAACCATCGTTTTTATCCTGATTTTAGGAAAAAAACTACTGGTTCCATTGATGTTGGCGGGCTTGCTTTCCATGCTTTTGACACCTATGTGTGAGAAGCTTGAAAAATGGAAAGTTCCGGAAACCTTGAGTGCGTTTTTGTCGCTTTTGAGTGGAATTGTTATCGTAGGGGCGATCATAATGCTGGTGATCATCCAGATCAAGGGGGTGAGCCAGGACCTTGGCAATGTAGGAGAGCGCGTGGATGAGTTTTTTTCAAACATAGATCATTTCTTCTCTACCAATTTGGGAATGCATATAGGACTCGAAAATGGCATCAACAAAGAGCAAATCGTAAATGTTCTTCAATCCGGCAACCAATCTATGCCCCAGTTTTTGTTAAGTGCCATTGGTTCACTTACCGGGCTGGTGCTGACCCCTGTTTTTATATTTTTCATGTTAATTTACCGTCGTCACCTAGCGAATTTTCTGGTTCAACTGTTTGCGAGCAGAAATCAACGGGAGGTGAAGCGTGAAGTGCTCCATATCCGAAAAATGGTACAAGGCTATATCATCGGCTTGCTTAAGGTCATGGCCATCTTAGCTGTTTTAAATACAGGTGCTCTTTACGTTTTGGGTATTAAACATGCTTTATTCTTTGGCTTATTTGCAGCGATTTTAAATATCATTCCTTATTTGGGACCTTTTCTAGGGGCGATTTTACCTTTTTCTTATGCCATGCTTACGTCAGAGTCATCTTTTTCACCCTTTATTATTATTATCCTTTTCACGATCATTCAACTGGTCGAAAGCAATTTCCTCACCCCTAAAATTGTGGGGTCCAACGTTAACTTAAACGCTTTCATTACCTTATTGGGATTGTTGTTGGGTGGAGCCATTTGGGGCATTGCAGGGATGATTTTGATTATCCCTAGTTTGGCTATTCTTAGAAGAATTTTTGAATTGAGTGACAGTACCCGGTCGTTTGCTTTT
It encodes:
- a CDS encoding AI-2E family transporter, whose product is MQKIQIPTFIRVLFVLLLIITIVFILILGKKLLVPLMLAGLLSMLLTPMCEKLEKWKVPETLSAFLSLLSGIVIVGAIIMLVIIQIKGVSQDLGNVGERVDEFFSNIDHFFSTNLGMHIGLENGINKEQIVNVLQSGNQSMPQFLLSAIGSLTGLVLTPVFIFFMLIYRRHLANFLVQLFASRNQREVKREVLHIRKMVQGYIIGLLKVMAILAVLNTGALYVLGIKHALFFGLFAAILNIIPYLGPFLGAILPFSYAMLTSESSFSPFIIIILFTIIQLVESNFLTPKIVGSNVNLNAFITLLGLLLGGAIWGIAGMILIIPSLAILRRIFELSDSTRSFAFLLAEEKNNIFTKKKLR